GTATTCTCAAGACAGAGATATTGGGGCGAGCCAATACCTTTGGTTCATTGTGATAAATGTGGTTGGGTACCAGTATCTGAAGATGAATTACCATTGATGTTACCTGATGTTGATAATTATGAACCAACTGCTAATGGTGAATCTCCTTTAGCAAATATCCATGAATGGGTACACACTACATGTCCGAAATGTGGTGGAGAAGCACATAGAGAAACAGATACAATGCCTCAATGGGCTGGATCATCTTGGTATTTCCTAAGATATATAGATCCGCATAATAATGATGAATTAGCTTCCAAGGAAGCTTTAGAATATTGGTTACCGATTGATTGGTATAATGGTGGTATGGAACATACTACATTGCACTTACTTTATTCTAGATTCTGGCATAAATTCTTATATGACGAAGGAATAGTTCCGTGTCCAGAGCCATATGCAAAGAGAACTTCTCATGGTATGATTCTAGGTGATAATAATGAAAAAATGTCTAAATCTAGGGGTAATGTTGTTAATCCAGATGATATTGTAAGGGATTATGGAGCAGATACCTTAAGAACTTATGAGATGTTTATAGGAGATTTTGAAAAGTCAGTTCCATGGTCTGAAAATGGAGTGAAAGGTTGTAGGAGATTCCTAGAAAGAGTTTGGAGATTACAGGATATAGTTGTAGATGGTGATGAATATACAAAAGATCTAGAATCCAATATTCATAAAACAATTAAGAAGGTCTCAGATGACTTCGAGTCCTTAAAGTTTAATACTGGCATAGCAGCTTTAATGTCATTATTAAATGACTATAATAGCCATGGCAGTATTACTAAGAAAGATTTTGAGACTCTGTTAATATTGTTAAATCCAGTTGCTCCACATATAACTGAGGAGCTTTGGAATGTTATAGGGCTGGAAGGAAATTTATTTGATGCTACTTGGCCAAAATATGACGAAGAGAAGACAAAAGACCAAGTAATTGAAATGCCTATTCAGATTAATGGAAAAGTAAGAGGAAAAGTCATGGTAAATATTAGTGATACTCAAGATATGGTTAGAGAAAAGGCATTAGCCGATGAGGGAGTCGCTAAATTTACTGAAGGAAAAAGTATCATAAAAGAAATTTTTGTAATGGGCAAAATATATAATATTGTTGTCAAATAGTTAAAATTATGAAATAATAGTTCTGTCACAAAACTGACAGAACTATTATTATACTAGGAGGGATCTTATGGGTAAAATAAAAATTATAACAGATAGTACAAGTTACATCTCGAAAGAATTTAAAGAAAAAGTAGGATTAGAAGTAGTTTCATTGAATTATATCTTTGATGACGAAACATTTAAAGAAGGATTTAGAGGGGAATATGACGATTTTTTTAAAAAACTTGAGAGTACCAAATTATTTCCTACAACGTCACAGCCGTCGGCTGGTGAATTTTATGATGCATTTGTTGACAGTTTAAAAGATCATGATGAAATAATAGCAATTGTTTTATCTTCTAAATTAAGCGGAACTTACAATAGTGCAGTTTTAGCTAAAAATATGTTAGAGGATAAAAAAGTTACTATTATTGATTCAGAAACATCAGCTTCAAATTTAAGATTCTTAGTTGAAGATGCATTAGATATGGTTAATTTGGGAAAATCTTCAGAGGAAATAGTAAATTTTATAAATGACAAAAAGAAAAATATGCATATATTATTAACTACTGGAACTCTAGAATATTTAAGTAGAGGAGGAAGATTATCAAGTGTCCAATCTACCATAGGTAATTTCTTGAGTATCAAGCCAATTATAGAATTACAAGATGGAGAACTGAAATTAATTGAAAAAGTAAGAGGAAGTAACAAAGCAATATCATTTTTAATTGATAAAATTCCAAGTGATGTTCAAAAAATTAGTATTTGCCAAATATTAAATATAGATGAAGCTAAAAAAGTTAAGATACTCTTAGAGGCAAAGTATCCTAATGCAGAAATTTCAATTGATGAACTTGGTCCAGTAATAGGTGCACATCTAGGACCAAAAACATTAGGTATATGTTATTATTAACTATAAAAGCTGGAATAATCTCCAGCTTTTGCATATATTTTATATTTTTATTTAATAATATATGATATAATAATAACGAAATAAATTATCGGAGGTGCTACAAATGAGAAAGATATTAGTAACTGGTGCCCTAGGTCAAATAGGTTCTGAACTTACAGTTAAACTTAGAGATGTCTATGGAGCAGAGAACATAATTGCTAGTAATAGAAGGATAAAAGAAGGGCATGAAGCCTTAATAGAAGGGGGACCTTTCGAGATAGTTGATATTAACAATCAAAAACAGATTGCTGATGCTGTTGATAAA
The DNA window shown above is from Tissierella sp. Yu-01 and carries:
- a CDS encoding DegV family protein, whose amino-acid sequence is MGKIKIITDSTSYISKEFKEKVGLEVVSLNYIFDDETFKEGFRGEYDDFFKKLESTKLFPTTSQPSAGEFYDAFVDSLKDHDEIIAIVLSSKLSGTYNSAVLAKNMLEDKKVTIIDSETSASNLRFLVEDALDMVNLGKSSEEIVNFINDKKKNMHILLTTGTLEYLSRGGRLSSVQSTIGNFLSIKPIIELQDGELKLIEKVRGSNKAISFLIDKIPSDVQKISICQILNIDEAKKVKILLEAKYPNAEISIDELGPVIGAHLGPKTLGICYY